The following proteins are encoded in a genomic region of [Eubacterium] hominis:
- a CDS encoding F0F1 ATP synthase subunit A, producing the protein MAIDITIGGFHLFIHQSIVNWLLLCVILCVFFILAGKKIKKADPRQAPKGFLLVCESVANLGISIIGDNLKERTRTFLPFFGTLIFMMAPSNLLGLIGLQPPTSNLSVNATLAVMMFLLVRYTEIRQQGIKGKIQGLCDPFFLFLPLNVLGDLALPVSLSLRLFGNMLAGTIIVGMVYSLMRGMMPAGVLGYALTPFLHAYFDIFSGLIQTYIFFTLASFFLSDAYPSED; encoded by the coding sequence GTGGCTATCGATATCACGATTGGAGGATTCCACTTATTTATACACCAATCCATTGTGAACTGGCTATTGCTTTGTGTCATTCTGTGTGTGTTCTTTATCTTAGCGGGCAAAAAGATAAAGAAAGCAGATCCAAGGCAGGCGCCAAAAGGATTCCTATTGGTATGCGAAAGTGTTGCCAATCTTGGAATCAGTATTATCGGTGATAACCTGAAGGAGCGGACAAGAACGTTTTTGCCTTTCTTTGGTACACTGATATTTATGATGGCTCCAAGCAACCTTTTAGGATTGATTGGGCTACAGCCACCAACGAGCAATTTAAGTGTGAATGCGACACTTGCGGTCATGATGTTTTTGCTCGTACGCTACACAGAGATCAGACAACAGGGAATCAAAGGAAAGATTCAGGGTCTGTGCGATCCATTCTTCCTGTTTCTGCCATTAAATGTATTAGGTGATTTGGCACTTCCTGTTTCATTATCTCTGCGTCTGTTTGGAAATATGCTGGCAGGTACCATCATTGTAGGAATGGTTTATTCCTTAATGAGAGGTATGATGCCTGCAGGTGTGTTAGGATATGCGTTAACACCATTCCTGCATGCATATTTCGATATCTTTTCAGGTCTTATTCAGACCTATATCTTCTTCACACTGGCAAGCTTCTTCTTGTCGGATGCATATCCAAGTGAAGATTAA
- the atpH gene encoding ATP synthase F1 subunit delta, translating to MAGIAAKSYCDALFEIAKEENKLDIYKEQLLLVKSTMASDTKFVSVMNHPKIHKEEKKQLLETIYKDSIEHMLLNFLKILVDKNRFRILPDITKEFVKCYNVENHIQVVYVNSATALNDEQIAKLKVALMNKLNQKVELVLRVDEDLMAGIRIKINDQIIDNTAKNKLERLKKVVASEANK from the coding sequence ATGGCAGGCATAGCAGCAAAAAGCTATTGTGATGCGTTGTTTGAAATCGCAAAGGAAGAAAACAAGCTGGATATTTATAAAGAACAATTATTGCTTGTGAAAAGTACGATGGCATCAGATACAAAATTTGTAAGTGTGATGAACCATCCAAAAATTCACAAGGAAGAAAAGAAGCAGCTGCTGGAAACAATCTATAAAGACAGTATCGAACACATGCTGTTAAATTTTTTAAAGATTTTAGTAGATAAAAACCGTTTCCGTATTCTGCCGGATATCACAAAAGAATTTGTGAAATGCTACAATGTGGAAAACCACATTCAAGTAGTTTATGTGAATAGCGCAACTGCATTGAATGATGAACAGATTGCGAAACTGAAAGTAGCATTAATGAATAAACTAAATCAAAAAGTGGAGCTTGTCTTACGAGTAGATGAAGACTTGATGGCAGGTATCCGTATCAAAATCAATGATCAGATCATCGACAATACAGCGAAAAACAAACTGGAACGTTTGAAGAAAGTCGTTGCATCTGAAGCAAACAAGTGA
- the atpG gene encoding ATP synthase F1 subunit gamma, protein MAAGKLEIKARIRSVDSTRKITKAMQLVASSKLKKQKQFMEENREYAYYLKETVQEILSSIENSMHPYLQKNDAKKAFTIVFTSDMGLCGGYNANIYRMLQNTVSKDDDIVMIGLRGAGWIHNKGYHVIREELDLEDECYSELVEIADMALDLYRKKEISEIRILYTKFINSVSFEPQLVTLLPVEKDDREHSGNALTEFEPAGDKILDTLVPMYVRSLLYSYFLETKTSEQASRRMAMESATDNADEIKETLELEFNQARQASITQEITEIVGAVNALEGV, encoded by the coding sequence ATGGCAGCAGGTAAATTAGAGATCAAGGCTCGTATCCGTTCTGTAGACTCTACAAGAAAAATTACCAAAGCCATGCAGTTGGTTGCCAGCAGTAAACTGAAAAAACAGAAACAGTTCATGGAAGAAAACAGAGAATATGCCTATTATCTAAAAGAAACAGTGCAGGAAATCTTATCTTCTATTGAAAACAGCATGCATCCATACTTACAGAAAAATGATGCGAAGAAAGCATTTACCATCGTATTTACCAGTGATATGGGATTATGTGGTGGATATAATGCAAATATTTATCGTATGCTTCAAAATACTGTCAGTAAAGATGATGATATCGTAATGATCGGGCTTCGTGGAGCCGGATGGATTCACAATAAAGGATATCATGTGATTCGTGAAGAACTAGATCTGGAAGATGAATGTTACAGTGAACTGGTGGAAATTGCGGATATGGCACTTGATTTATATCGCAAAAAAGAAATATCTGAAATCCGTATTCTGTACACAAAATTTATTAATTCTGTATCCTTTGAGCCACAGCTAGTAACCTTGCTGCCTGTGGAAAAAGATGATCGTGAACATTCAGGAAATGCCTTAACTGAATTTGAACCAGCTGGAGATAAGATTTTGGATACATTAGTACCAATGTATGTCAGATCATTATTGTACAGTTATTTCTTAGAAACAAAAACCAGTGAGCAGGCAAGCCGTCGTATGGCGATGGAAAGTGCGACAGATAATGCGGATGAAATCAAAGAAACCCTGGAATTGGAATTCAATCAGG
- a CDS encoding F0F1 ATP synthase subunit alpha has translation MSLRPEEISKLIKEQIRRYDDELETGETGTVITIGDGIALVHGLANAMAGELLLFPGDVYGMVLNLEEEHVGAVLMGDDASIKEGDEVKRTGKIVEVPVGDGMLGRVVNALGQAIDGGAPIVSDKFRPVERVAPGVMTRKSVHQPIQTGLKVIDSMIPIGKGQRELIIGDRQTGKTAIAIDTIINQKGQNVKCIYVAIGQKASTVAQIVEKLRSHGAMEYTTIVSSTASEPAPLQYIAPYAGCAIGEEWMENGDDVLIVYDDLSKHAVAYRTMSLLLKRPPGREAYPGDVFYLHSRLLERAAKLNDELGAGSLTALPIIETQAGDIAAYIPTNVISITDGQIFLQTELFNSGVRPAVDSGLSVSRVGSAAQIKAMKQVSGSLKLELAQYREMQAFAKFGSDLDATTTETLAHGERLTTLLIQNQYDPMPVAHQVLSLFAAKHKFLKPVKVEDVKVYEKEMLKYMEREHADIIAAINEKQALDSELEASIKEALTAFATEFKNLIEG, from the coding sequence GTGAGCTTAAGACCAGAAGAAATAAGCAAACTGATCAAAGAACAGATCCGACGCTATGATGATGAACTGGAAACTGGTGAAACAGGAACCGTTATCACGATCGGTGATGGTATTGCCCTTGTTCATGGCTTGGCAAATGCAATGGCTGGAGAGCTGCTGTTATTTCCAGGTGATGTCTATGGAATGGTATTAAACCTTGAAGAAGAACATGTCGGTGCCGTATTAATGGGAGATGATGCTTCCATTAAAGAAGGTGACGAAGTAAAACGTACTGGTAAAATTGTCGAAGTACCAGTTGGGGATGGCATGCTAGGTCGTGTTGTCAACGCATTGGGACAGGCAATTGATGGTGGTGCACCTATCGTATCAGATAAATTCCGCCCAGTAGAGCGTGTAGCTCCAGGTGTTATGACAAGAAAAAGTGTACACCAGCCAATCCAGACCGGATTAAAAGTCATTGACTCTATGATTCCTATTGGTAAAGGTCAGCGAGAGTTGATCATTGGAGATCGTCAGACAGGTAAGACGGCAATCGCCATCGATACTATTATCAATCAGAAGGGTCAAAACGTAAAATGTATTTATGTCGCAATCGGACAAAAAGCAAGTACCGTTGCGCAAATTGTAGAAAAATTAAGAAGTCATGGCGCTATGGAATATACAACCATTGTATCTTCAACTGCCAGTGAACCAGCTCCATTACAATATATTGCACCATATGCAGGTTGTGCGATTGGTGAAGAATGGATGGAAAATGGGGACGATGTATTGATCGTATATGATGACTTGAGTAAACATGCGGTTGCTTATCGTACCATGTCCTTATTGTTGAAACGTCCACCTGGACGTGAAGCATATCCTGGTGATGTATTCTATCTGCATTCTCGTTTATTAGAGCGTGCCGCAAAATTAAATGATGAATTAGGTGCAGGAAGTTTAACTGCACTTCCTATCATCGAAACACAGGCCGGAGATATCGCAGCATATATTCCTACCAATGTTATTTCTATCACCGATGGACAGATTTTCTTACAGACAGAGCTGTTCAACAGTGGTGTAAGACCAGCGGTAGACAGTGGTTTATCTGTATCCCGTGTTGGTAGTGCCGCACAGATCAAAGCAATGAAACAGGTTAGTGGAAGCTTAAAACTGGAGCTTGCACAGTATCGTGAAATGCAGGCATTTGCGAAATTCGGTAGTGATCTGGATGCGACAACAACCGAAACATTGGCGCATGGAGAACGTTTAACAACACTGCTGATCCAGAATCAGTATGATCCAATGCCAGTCGCTCATCAGGTATTATCTTTATTTGCCGCAAAACATAAATTCCTGAAACCTGTCAAAGTAGAAGATGTGAAAGTTTACGAAAAAGAAATGTTGAAATACATGGAAAGAGAGCATGCAGATATCATTGCCGCAATCAATGAAAAGCAGGCTTTAGACAGTGAACTGGAAGCATCTATCAAAGAGGCGTTGACAGCGTTTGCGACAGAATTCAAGAATTTAATTGAAGGATAG
- the atpE gene encoding ATP synthase F0 subunit C, protein MNEYFVQGMALLGAGIAMIAGLGPGIGQGIAASKGAEGVSRNPDAAGKIRSIMVLGIAMAETTGIYALVIALILIFMKG, encoded by the coding sequence ATGAACGAATATTTTGTACAAGGTATGGCTTTATTAGGTGCTGGTATCGCAATGATCGCTGGTTTAGGTCCTGGTATTGGACAGGGTATTGCGGCTAGTAAGGGTGCTGAAGGTGTCAGCAGAAATCCAGATGCAGCTGGTAAAATCCGTAGTATCATGGTTCTTGGTATCGCCATGGCCGAAACAACTGGTATTTACGCATTAGTAATCGCATTGATTTTGATCTTCATGAAAGGATAA
- the atpF gene encoding F0F1 ATP synthase subunit B, with amino-acid sequence MNIDITNYLRLDLVDVILVCISTLIICLVAKHFFWDVILDYFDARHKAIADDIAAGEQARKDGEEYKVQYETQLASARGEAHAILEGAAKNANEERKEVLAKAREEAENLKQKALADIEREKVQAQKEMKQTITDVAFEAAEKIIKKELDEKDQQRYVDDFIEHAGDDTWQA; translated from the coding sequence ATGAATATTGATATAACAAATTACCTGCGATTAGACCTGGTGGATGTAATTCTTGTTTGTATTTCTACACTGATCATCTGTTTGGTGGCAAAGCATTTTTTCTGGGATGTCATTCTGGATTATTTTGATGCACGTCATAAAGCAATTGCGGACGATATTGCCGCAGGTGAACAGGCACGTAAAGATGGAGAAGAATATAAAGTTCAATATGAAACTCAGCTTGCAAGTGCGAGAGGTGAAGCACACGCAATTTTAGAAGGGGCAGCAAAGAATGCCAATGAAGAGCGTAAAGAAGTGTTAGCGAAAGCACGCGAGGAAGCGGAAAACCTCAAGCAGAAAGCATTAGCGGATATTGAACGCGAAAAAGTTCAGGCACAGAAAGAAATGAAACAGACGATTACGGATGTTGCATTTGAAGCTGCGGAAAAAATCATCAAGAAGGAACTGGATGAAAAAGATCAGCAGCGTTATGTGGATGACTTTATTGAACATGCAGGTGATGATACATGGCAGGCATAG